The following proteins are encoded in a genomic region of Sebastes fasciatus isolate fSebFas1 chromosome 14, fSebFas1.pri, whole genome shotgun sequence:
- the tbc1d8 gene encoding TBC1 domain family member 8 produces MWLNPEEVLLKNALKLWVTMRSNDFFLLQRRRGHGETTGRITGLLVGALDTVLDSNARVTPFRILLQVPGSQISWVIASGAAIEEVNKHWDWLLHNLLHSLSVFENKEDVASFVKGKVRGLIAEEVRGRQAAQEEEPEKFREVLLKFELHFGLPSSEKLVTYYSCCCWKGRVPRQGFLYLSINHVAFYSFLLGKEVKFVIPWAEVTRLERVSTSLMTEAIRINTRQRQREFSMFLNLDEAFGVIGQLADIALRRLLDSEGLELDRVLQQPTRITKRILEEQALREYVLALFRLPRGERLHEVASCSVWTPHARCHTAGTLYTTDSYLCFSSREEGNCILLIPLSEVLSIEKAESTSVLPNPVIVSIRTKKAFQLIELHDRDELVENLNSRLRALQWKQSMFRSKRDGKRSVSAPTPYYTFYYDTGHSDEEEIEEQVLRNTVNSEALMTAFHQNQPGTNGNKSMEKVKERLWEDHFSEFGRGVHMFRTDKIQRLVAMGIPESLRGELWMTLSDASSELESHRGYYASLVQKSMGHSSLATEEIERDLHRSLPDHPAFQNPTGIAALRRVLTAYAHRNPKIGYCQSMNILASVLLLYAKEEEAFWLLVAVCERMLPDYFNRRVIGAQVDQSVFEELIRERLPELAEHVPDLSTLSSVSLSWFLTLFLSVLPFHSAVRVVDCFFYHGIKAIFQLGLAALDANAAQLSASTDDGQALMILASFLDQVGSEVSSSPPSSPPSSPPAADETSSSDGGDISTVGHTNITDLINESYEKFGDLTVRQIERLRCRHRIRVLQSHEDTTKENALRVVNPDVSISPENLADVYDLFKTEHFISLYWGDSSSAAAAEAAAWRYGDSGRSYMERQYRLDRPQFKSLYGLLAPWPGGNNQHADTLANRTFTLLDQDCDTLVTFKEFAGWLDTLYCEELNEKIRLLYRLHIPPALTESEDDPSLMKSPLMSTNRPLYVNLPSGDEGEVKDYQEQLKQMLQDLVKEREKDVEKPLKLMNQREFIQFCKTLYSMFHGDPEENDLFQAIATVTSLVLQIGEAGHRAHSSGSEVTTEEAGGVDASRGDGRSTAQDDEWTVSYAQILASLLTEQALVNFFEKPVDLSAKITEAKEKQYHQRAGLLTLQQGTR; encoded by the exons ATGTGGCTGAACCCGGAGGAGGTTCTGCTGAAGAACGCTCTGAAGCTCTGGGTGACGATGAGGAGCAACGACTTCTTCCTcctgcagaggaggagaggacacgGAGAGACCACCGGCAGGATCACAG GTCTCCTGGTGGGGGCACTGGACACGGTGCTGGACTCCAACGCCAGGGTCACGCCGTTCCGCATCCTCCTCCAGGTCCCCGGATCCCAGATCAGCTGGGTGATCGCCAGCG GAGCCGCCATAGAGGAGGTGAACAAGCACTGGGACTGGCTGCTCCACAACCTGCTccactctctgtctgtgtttgagaaCAAGGAGGATGTCGCCAGCTTTGTCAAAGGAAAAGTCAGG GGCCTTATCGCCGAGGAGGTCCGGGGTCGCCAGGCCGCCCAGGAGGAGGAGCCGGAGAAGTTCAGGGAGGTGCTGCTGAAGTTCGAGCTGCACTTCGGCCTCCCCTCGTCGGAGAAGCTGGTGACGTACTACTCGTGCTGCTGCTGGAAGGGCCGGGTGCCTCGGCAGGGCTTCCTCTACCTCAGCATCAACCACGTGGCCTTCTACTCCTTCCTGCTGGGGAAGGAAG TCAAGTTCGTGATTCCCTGGGCGGAGGTGACGCGGTTGGAGCGGGTCTCCACCAGTCTGATGACGGAGGCCATCCGGATCAACACGCGGCAGCGGCAGAGGGAATTCTCCATGTTCCTGAACCTGGACGAGGCGTTCGGGGTCATAGGTCAGCTGGCTGACATCGCCCTCAGGCGGCTGCTGGACAGCGAAGGCCTGGAGCTGGACCGAGTCCTGCAGCAGCCCACTCGCATCACCAagag GATCCTCGAGGAGCAGGCTTTGAGGGAGTACGTCCTGGCTCTGTTCCGGCTCCCCCGTGGCGAACGACTCCACGAGGTGGCGTCCTGTTCGGTGTGGACGCCACACGCCCGCTGCCACACGGCCGGGACCCTCTACACCACCGACAGCTACCTGTGCTTCTCCAGCCGAGAGGAAGGCAACTGCATCCTGCTCATCCCCCTCTCAGAG GTGTTGTCCATAGAGAAAGCGGAGAGCACCAGCGTGCTTCCCAACCCCGTCATCGTGAGCATCCGGACCAAGAAGGCCTTCCAGCTGATCGAGCTGCACGACCGAGACGAGCTGGTGGAGAACCTGAACTCCAGGCTCAGAGCGCTGCAGTGGAAACAGTCCATGTTCCGCAGCAAGAGAGACGGCAAGAGGAGTGTG AGCGCCCCGACGCCGTACTACACCTTCTACTACGACACGGGCCACTCCGATGAAGAGGAGATAGAGGAGCAGGTTCTACGTAACACCGTCAACAGCGAGGCTCTGATGACGGCGTTCCACCAGAACCAACCAGGAACCAACGGCAACAAG agCATGGAGAAGGTGAAGGAGCGTCTGTGGGAGGATCATTTCTCGGAGTTCGGTCGCGGCGTCCACATGTTCCGCACAGACAAGATCCAAAGACTTGTTGCCATGGGGATACCAGAGTCGCTGCGAGGAGAGCTGTGGATGACACTATCTG ACGCgtcctcagagctggagtcccaCCGGGGTTACTACGCCAGCCTGGTGCAGAAGTCGATGGGTCACAGCAGCCTGGCCACGGAGGAGATAGAGCGGGACCTTCACCGCTCTCTGCCGGACCATCCCGCCTTCCAGAACCCCACCGGCATCGCTGCACTGAGACGCGTCCTCACCGCCTACGCTCACCGCAACCCCAAGATCGGATACTGTCAG TCTATGAACATCCTGGCGTCGGTGCTGCTGCTCTAcgctaaagaagaagaagcgttCTGGCTGCTGGTGGCGGTTTGTGAGAGGATGCTCCCCGACTACTTCAACCGCAGGGTCATAG GAGCTCAGGTGGACCAGTCGGTGTTTGAGGAGTTGATCCGGGAGCGTTTGCCGGAGCTGGCTGAACACGTCCCCGACCTCTCCAccctctcctccgtctccctctCCTGGTTCCTCACCCTCTTCCTCAGCGTCCTGCCCTTCCACAGCGCCGTCCGCGTGGTCGACTGCTTCTTCTACCACGGAATCAAAGCCATCTTCCAGCTGGGTTTGGCGGCGCTGGATGCCAACGCTGCTCAGCTCTCCGCCAGTACTGACGACGGACAGGCACTCATGATTCTCGCCAG TTTTCTGGACCAGGTTGGAAGTGAGGTGTCGTCTAGTCCTCCGTCCTCGCCGCCGTCCTCGCCGCCTGCTGCTGACGAGACCAGCAGCAGCGACGGCGGCGATATCTCCACCGTGGGACACACGAACATCACCGACCTCATCAACGAGTCCTACGAG AAATTCGGAGACCTGACGGTGAGGCAGATCGAGAGGCTTCGCTGTCGACACAGAATCCGAGTGCTGCAGTCTCACGAAGACACCACCAAAGAAAACGCT ttGAGGGTGGTGAATCCAGATGTTTCCATCTCTCCAGAGAACCTGGCCGACGTCTACGACCTCTTCAAG ACGGAGCACTTCATCAGTCTGTACTGGGGTGACAGCAGCTCGGCAGCGGCGGCGGAGGCGGCGGCGTGGCGTTATGGTGACTCCGGTCGCTCCTACATGGAGCGGCAGTACCGGCTGGACCGGCCCCAGTTCAAGAGCCTGTACGGGCTGCTGGCGCCGTGGCCCGGCGGCAACAACCAGCACGCCGACACGCTGGCCAACCGCACCTTCACCCTGCTGGACCAGGACTGCGACACCCTGGTCACCTTCAAAGAGTTCGCTGGCTGGCTGG acACTTTGTACTGTGAAGAGCTGAATGAGAAAATAAGGCTGCTGTACCGTCTGCACATCCCACCAG ctctGACAGAAAGTGAGGATGACCCCTCTCTGATGAAGAGCCCCCTGATGTCCACAAACAGACCCCTCTACGTTAATCTGCCCTCTG gtgatgaaggtgaagtGAAGGACTACCAGGAGCAGCTGAAGCAGATGCTGCAGGATCTggtgaaagagagggagaaggatgTGGAGAAACCTCTGAAGCTCATGAACCAG CGCGAGTTTATCCAGTTCTGTAAGACGCTCTACAGCATGTTCCACGGCGACCCGGAGGAGAACGACCTCTTCCAGGCCATCGCCACCGTGACGAGTCTGGTGCTGCAGATCGGCGAGGCCGGCCACCGTGCACACAGCTCGGGGTCAGAGGTGACCACTGAAGAAGCTGGTGGGGTCGACGCCAGCAGGGGTGACGGGAGATCAACAGCACAGGACGACGAGTGGACGGTCAGCTACGCTCAGATCCTGGCGTCGCTGCTCACCGAACAGGCGCTGGTGAACTTCTTCGAGAAGCCCGTGGATCTGTCCGCCAAAATCACAGAGGCCAAGGAGAAGCAGTATCACCAGCGGGCCGGTCTGCTCACACTGCAGCAAGGGACCAGATGA